The following coding sequences lie in one Arachis ipaensis cultivar K30076 chromosome B05, Araip1.1, whole genome shotgun sequence genomic window:
- the LOC107642961 gene encoding cytochrome P450 87A3-like isoform X1, translated as MWPLYLVALVIILPTFLAYRWKNPTCNGRLPPGSMGLPLVGETLQFFSPNTSDDISPFIKHRIKRYGSIFKTNLVGRPVVVSTDPDLNYFIFQQEGQVFQSWYPDTFTEIFGRQNVGSLHGFMYKYLKNMVLSLFGPESLKKMLSEVDHAACTSLQHWSSQDTVELKEATATMIFDLTAKKLISYDSKNSSENLRENFVAFIQGLISFPLDLPGTAYHKCLQGRKRAMKMLKKMLEERRAKPRKEQSDFFDYVVEELKKEGTILTEAIALDLMFVLLFASFETTSLAITYAIKVLSHNPLVLKQLQEEHESILKRREDPNSGVTWKEYKSMTYTFQFINETVRLANIVPGIFRKALREINFKGYTIPAGWAVMVCPPAVHLSPAKYQDPLSFNPSRWEGIELNGATRQFMAFGGGMRFCVGTDFTKVQMAVFIHCLVTKYRWNPIKGGNITRTPGLQFPDGFHVQMIKRDQSNQE; from the exons ATGTGGCCTCTGTATCTTGTAGCATTGGTCATTATTTTGCCAACATTTTTGGCTTATAGATGGAAGAATCCTACATGCAATGGAAGGCTTCCACCAGGTTCAATGGGGTTGCCACTTGTTGGTGAGACCCTTCAGTTCTTCTCTCCTAACACTTCTGATGACATTTCTCCCTTCATCAAGCACAGGATCAAAAG GTATGGATCAATATTCAAGACTAACTTGGTGGGGAGACCAGTGGTGGTATCAACAGACCCCGATCTGAATTACTTCATATTCCAGCAAGAGGGACAAGTGTTCCAGAGTTGGTACCCTGATACATTCACAGAGATCTTTGGGAGACAGAATGTAGGATCATTACATGGATTCATGTACAAGTACCTCAAGAACATGGTGCTGAGTCTCTTTGGTCCTGAAAGCCTTAAGAAGATGCTCTCTGAGGTTGATCATGCAGCATGCACTTCCTTACAACACTGGTCATCCCAGGATACTGTTGAACTCAAAGAAGCAACAGCCACC ATGATATTTGATTTAACTGCCAAAAAACTCATCAGTTATGACTCCAAGAATTCATCAGAGAATCTAAGGGAGAACTTTGTTGCATTTATACAAGGACTTATCTCCTTCCCTCTTGACCTGCCAGGAACAGCATATCATAAATGTCTTCAG GGTAGGAAAAGGGCAATgaagatgctgaagaagatgCTTGAGGAAAGAAGAGCAAAGCCAAGGAAAGAGCAGAGTGATTTCTTTGACTATGTAGTTGAAGAACTCAAGAAAGAGGGAACAATCCTCACAGAAGCCATAGCCTTGGACCTCATGTTTGTCCTCCTCTTTGCAAGCTTCGAAACCACTTCTCTCGCAATCACTTACGCCATCAAAGTCCTCTCTCACAATCCCTTGGTCCTCAAGCAACTACAA GAAGAACATGAATCCATACTCAAAAGGCGCGAAGATCCTAACTCCGGAGTCACATGGAAAGAATACAAATCAATGACATATACATTTCAG TTCATTAATGAAACTGTGAGACTTGCAAATATAGTTCCAGGAATCTTCAGAAAGGCACTAAGGGAAATTAATTTCAAAG GATATACCATACCAGCAGGTTGGGCAGTAATGGTGTGTCCCCCAGCTGTTCACTTAAGTCCAGCCAAATATCAAGATCCTCTCTCCTTCAACCCTTCCAGATGGGAG GGAATAGAATTGAATGGTGCAACCAGACAATTCATGGCTTTCGGCGGCGGCATGAGATTTTGTGTTGGAACAGACTTCACTAAGGTTCAGATGGCTGTCTTTATTCATTGCTTGGTGACCAAGTACAG GTGGAACCCTATCAAAGGAGGGAATATTACTAGAACGCCTGGATTACAATTTCCAGATGGATTTCATGTTCAGATGATTAAAAGAGATCAAAGTAATCAAGAATGA
- the LOC107642961 gene encoding cytochrome P450 87A3-like isoform X2 — protein MWPLYLVALVIILPTFLAYRWKNPTCNGRLPPGSMGLPLVGETLQFFSPNTSDDISPFIKHRIKRYGSIFKTNLVGRPVVVSTDPDLNYFIFQQEGQVFQSWYPDTFTEIFGRQNVGSLHGFMYKYLKNMVLSLFGPESLKKMLSEVDHAACTSLQHWSSQDTVELKEATATMIFDLTAKKLISYDSKNSSENLRENFVAFIQGLISFPLDLPGTAYHKCLQGRKRAMKMLKKMLEERRAKPRKEQSDFFDYVVEELKKEGTILTEAIALDLMFVLLFASFETTSLAITYAIKVLSHNPLVLKQLQEEHESILKRREDPNSGVTWKEYKSMTYTFQFINETVRLANIVPGIFRKALREINFKGYTIPAGWAVMVCPPAVHLSPAKYQDPLSFNPSRWEVYKEHPTK, from the exons ATGTGGCCTCTGTATCTTGTAGCATTGGTCATTATTTTGCCAACATTTTTGGCTTATAGATGGAAGAATCCTACATGCAATGGAAGGCTTCCACCAGGTTCAATGGGGTTGCCACTTGTTGGTGAGACCCTTCAGTTCTTCTCTCCTAACACTTCTGATGACATTTCTCCCTTCATCAAGCACAGGATCAAAAG GTATGGATCAATATTCAAGACTAACTTGGTGGGGAGACCAGTGGTGGTATCAACAGACCCCGATCTGAATTACTTCATATTCCAGCAAGAGGGACAAGTGTTCCAGAGTTGGTACCCTGATACATTCACAGAGATCTTTGGGAGACAGAATGTAGGATCATTACATGGATTCATGTACAAGTACCTCAAGAACATGGTGCTGAGTCTCTTTGGTCCTGAAAGCCTTAAGAAGATGCTCTCTGAGGTTGATCATGCAGCATGCACTTCCTTACAACACTGGTCATCCCAGGATACTGTTGAACTCAAAGAAGCAACAGCCACC ATGATATTTGATTTAACTGCCAAAAAACTCATCAGTTATGACTCCAAGAATTCATCAGAGAATCTAAGGGAGAACTTTGTTGCATTTATACAAGGACTTATCTCCTTCCCTCTTGACCTGCCAGGAACAGCATATCATAAATGTCTTCAG GGTAGGAAAAGGGCAATgaagatgctgaagaagatgCTTGAGGAAAGAAGAGCAAAGCCAAGGAAAGAGCAGAGTGATTTCTTTGACTATGTAGTTGAAGAACTCAAGAAAGAGGGAACAATCCTCACAGAAGCCATAGCCTTGGACCTCATGTTTGTCCTCCTCTTTGCAAGCTTCGAAACCACTTCTCTCGCAATCACTTACGCCATCAAAGTCCTCTCTCACAATCCCTTGGTCCTCAAGCAACTACAA GAAGAACATGAATCCATACTCAAAAGGCGCGAAGATCCTAACTCCGGAGTCACATGGAAAGAATACAAATCAATGACATATACATTTCAG TTCATTAATGAAACTGTGAGACTTGCAAATATAGTTCCAGGAATCTTCAGAAAGGCACTAAGGGAAATTAATTTCAAAG GATATACCATACCAGCAGGTTGGGCAGTAATGGTGTGTCCCCCAGCTGTTCACTTAAGTCCAGCCAAATATCAAGATCCTCTCTCCTTCAACCCTTCCAGATGGGAG